In Oryza glaberrima chromosome 8, OglaRS2, whole genome shotgun sequence, the following are encoded in one genomic region:
- the LOC127782763 gene encoding uncharacterized protein LOC127782763, which yields MEVEEMKPAGAGGTTVGDGFFTEADLAAADQLVQLSVSGGGCEDDGYDSSSSTTLQSVNNAEASAAMDDDDDMGLDRRVRKRYRHLSELYAATLPVKENHGGGKRKKREEDMGKKKQPQPR from the coding sequence atggaggtggaggagatgaagccggccggcgccggtggGACGACGGTGGGCGACGGCTTCTTCACGGAGGCcgatctggcggcggcggaccagCTCGTGCAGCTcagcgtcagcggcggcgggtgcgagGACGATGGCTACGACTCCTCCTCGTCCACCACGCTGCAGTCGGTGAACAACGccgaggcgtcggcggcgatggacgacgacgacgacatggggCTGGATAGGAGGGTCAGGAAGAGGTACCGCCACCTGTCGGAGCTCTACGCCGCCACGCTGCCGGTGAAGGAGaaccacggcggcggcaagcgtaagaagagagaggaggacatggggaagaagaagcagccgcagccgcgctAG
- the LOC127782856 gene encoding probable 26S proteasome non-ATPase regulatory subunit 3 — protein sequence MTDVQMSDSEPQAAPPAAPAASALHHLKEIASVIEAGSLSKEVRRISRAVRLTVALRRRLAARDVSAFLAFALPPSSEAYTRLTSLVPKEDDTEMDIDTAAPATQISIKHGLPEIEIYCYLLVLIFLIDQKKYDDAKACANASIARLKNLNRRTVDVLASRLYFYYSYVHELTNSLAEIRGNLLALHRMATLHRDELGQETLLNLLLRNYLHYNLYDQAEKLRSKAPRFEAHSNQQFCRYLFYLGKIRTIQLEYTDAKESLLQAARKAPITARGFRIQCNKWAIIVRLLLGEIPERTVFMQKGMKEALTPYFELTNAVRIGDLELFRAVADKFASTFSADRTRNLIVRLRHNVIRTGLRNISISYSRISLADIAKKLRLDSDNPVADAESIVAKAIRDGAIDATIDHANGWMVSKETGDVYSTNEPQIAFNSRIAFCLNMHNEAVKAMRFPPNSHKEKESAEKRRERLQQEEELAKHMAEEDDDDF from the exons atgacgGACGTGCAGATGAGCGACTCCGAGCCGCAGGCGGCGCctcccgcggcgccggcggcctccgccctccacc ATCTGAAGGAGATCGCCTCGGTGATCGAGGCCGGCTCGCTGTCCAAGGAGGTGCGCCGGATCTCCCGCGCCGTCCGCCTCAccgtcgccctccgccgccgcctcgccgcccgcgacgTCTCCGCCTTCCTCGCCTTCGCGCTCCCGCCTTCCTCCGAGGCCTACACCCGCCTCACCTCCCTCGTCCCCAAG GAAGATGACACTGAGATGGACATTGACACGGCAGCTCCAGCAACTCAGATTTCGATCAAGCATGGCCTCCCTGAGATTGAAATATATTGCTATTTGCTTGTCCTGATTTTTCTTATTGACCAGAAGAAATACGACGAT GCTAAAGCATGTGCAAATGCAAGCATTGCTCGTCTGAAAAACTTGAACAGGAGAACTGTTGATGTTCTGGCATCTAGACTGTACTTCTATTACTCATATGTGCATGAACTCACCAACAGCCTTGCTGAAATCCGTGG GAATCTGCTAGCCTTACACAGAATGGCAACTCTTCACCGCGATGAACTTGGCCAG GAAACTTTGCTCAACCTGCTTCTTCGCAATTACCTCCATTATAATTTGTATGATCAAGCAGAGAAACTTAGGTCAAAAGCTCCACGTTTTGAAGCCCACTCCAATCAACAA TTCTGTCGATACCTGTTCTACTTGGGTAAAATCAGGACAATTCAGTTGGAGTACACTGATGCTAAGGAAAGCCTTCTGCAAGCTGCTCGGAAGGCACCCATTACAGCTCGTGGCTTTCGTATTCAGTGCAACAAATGGGCTATTATAGTGAGACTACTTCTCGGAGAGATTCCAGAGAGGACTGTGTTCATGCAGAAGGGAATGAAGGAAGCACTGACACCCTACTTCGAGCTTACAAAT GCTGTCAGGATCGGTGATCTTGAATTGTTTAGGGCTGTCGCCGACAAATTTGCGAGCACTTTTAGTGCTGACAGGACTCGCAATTTGATTGTGAGATTGCGCCACAATGTTATTCGAACCGGACTGCGCAATATTAGCATTTCATACTCACGGATCTCCCTTGCTGATATTGCCAAGAAGCTAAGGCTCGACTCTGATAATCCTGTTGCTGATGCGGAGAGCATTGTAGCCAAGGCAATAAGGGATGGCGCAATTGATGCCACCATAGATCATGCCAACGGCTGGATGGTGTCGAAAGAAACTGGCGATGTCTACTCGACAAATGAACCACAGATTGCATTCAACTCTCGGATTGCATTTTGCCTCAACATGCACAATGAAGCTGTGAAAGCAATGCGGTTCCCCCCGAACTCTCACAAGGAAAAGGAAAGTGCGGAGAAGCGCCGTGAGAGGCTCCAACAGGAGGAGGAGCTGGCAAAACACATGGCtgaggaagatgacgatgatTTTTAG